In a genomic window of Trichoplusia ni isolate ovarian cell line Hi5 unplaced genomic scaffold, tn1 tig00000150, whole genome shotgun sequence:
- the LOC113506940 gene encoding LOW QUALITY PROTEIN: brefeldin A-inhibited guanine nucleotide-exchange protein 1-like (The sequence of the model RefSeq protein was modified relative to this genomic sequence to represent the inferred CDS: inserted 6 bases in 6 codons; deleted 3 bases in 2 codons), whose product MQTNSKTKEMFIVRALEKILADKDIKRSYHSQLKKSCEVALEEIKTELKNGGQPESTESPTSGTLPLPKNDASNIITAEKYFLPFELACQSKASRIVVTALDCLQKLIAYGHLTGNIPDSTTPRKLLIDRIVETICSCFTGPQTDEGVQLQIIKALLTVITSQHVEVHEGTVLLAVRTCYNIYLASKNLINQTTARATLTQMLNVIFTKMENQAIEAEASGSNNTPEVPHKVPNGNVVSEEAPNNVSEEVKDADQTPVDQVDDVLEAKIIAKQIVDSVIDNAISIATKKTSEEEAQNSPDNNEIPSDSQDSGSVSQESNGQVPTEAVMTRIPSQESVDVASENDNSVTAKFTHVLQKDAFLVFRALCKLSMKPLPEGTPDPKSHELRSKILSLHLLLSILQNAGPVFRNNEMFITAIKQYLCVALSKNGVSSVPEVFELSLAIFLALLQNFKVHLKKQIEVFFKEIFMNILETSSSSFEHKWMVIQALTRICGDAQSVVDIYVNYDCDLSAANLFQRLVNDVSKIAQGRQALELGATPNQEKSMRIRGLECLVSILKCMVEWSKELYINPNLQTTLGERTAKEDPDHHSMKSHGGSSLSLVSTGSSNIGNRETLDSPEQFEVLKQQKEVWETGIDLFNRKPKRGVSFLQEQGLLGTSXKEIAEWLLTDERLDKTFVGEYLGENEDHSKEVMYSYVDSMNFSNMDIVAALRYFLEGFRLPGEAXKIDRLMEKFASRYCECNXKNTLFTSADTVYVLAFSIIMLTTDLHSPQVKNKMTKEQYIKLNSGISDNNDLPREYLSQIYDEIAGHEIKMKNTSKPGKHMIANEKKRKLIWNMEMDLISTAAKNLMESVSHVQTPFTTAKHVEHVRPMFKMAWTPFLAAFSVGLQDCDDPEIASLCLDGIRCAIRIACIFHMSLERDAYVQALARFTLLTANSPITEMKAKNIDTIKTLITVAHTDGNYLGTSWLDVVKCISQLELAQLIGTGVRPQFLSGSGIKPQPDSLKFSLMSLDPSVKEHIGETSSQSVVVAVDRIFTGSTRLDGDAIVDFVKXLCQVSLDELSHPTNPRMFSLQKIVEISYYNMGRIRLQWSRIWQVLGDHFNKVGCSSNEDIAFFAVDSLRQLSMKFIEKGEFANFKFQKDFLRPFEHIMKKNSSPTIRDMVVRCIAQMVNSQAPNIKSGWKNIFSVFHLAASDQDEAIVDLAFQTTGKIINELYERQFPAMIDSFQDAVKCLSEFACNAKFPDTSMEAIRLVRSCATAVGASPQLFAEHAGLEGEPGAPEVDRVWLXGWFPLLFSLSCVVSRCKLDVRTRGLTVLFEIIKTHGESFRPHWWRDLFNILFRIFDNMKLPEHQLEKNEWMTTTCNHALYAIVDVFTQYFDILGSLLLEQLYAQLHWCVQQDNEQLARSGTNCLENLVISNGTKFNEDTWSKTCQIMLDIFNSTLPTTLLTWKPDENEENETPQVRHGILKKPQGGDEIKSSNRVFNSLLIKCVVQLELIQTIDNIVFYPATSRKEDAETLALXAAELTGGTPGTEQECQREEQGMYRLLSSPHLLRLVECLMCSHRFAKTFNTNNAQRNVLWKANFKGSVKPNMLKQETQSLACVLRILFKMYSDETRRDHWPAVQKSLISICCEALEYFAGVTSEAHRDAWTSILLLILTRILKMPDERFAAHVSSYYPLLCEITCFDLKPELRSVLRRVFIRIGPVFNIVSNAQ is encoded by the exons aGGAAATTAAGACAGAATTAAAAAATGGGGGTCAGCCGGAGTCAACTGAATCTCCTACATCTGGAACACTGCCTCTACCCAAAAATGATGCCTCCAACATCATTACAGCTGAGAAATACTTTCTACCATTTGAATTGGCATGCCAGAGCAAAGCATCCAGGATAGTGGTGACAGCTCTTGACTGCCTCCAGAAACTTATAGCTTATGGCCATCTTACTGGAAACATTCCCGACTCGACTACACCGAGAAAACTCTTGATAGATCGCATAGTTGAAACTATATGCAGCTGTTTCACAGGACCACAAACAGATGAAGGAGTTCaacttcaaataattaaagcacTACTTACGGTAATCACAAGCCAACATGTCGAAGTACACGAGGGCACAGTGCTCCTTGCTGTCAGaacatgttataatatttatcttgcAAGCAAAAATCTTATCAATCAAACAACCGCGAGAGCAACCTTGACGCAAATGCTTAATGTTATATTCACGAAAATGGAAAACCAGGCCATCGAAGCGGAGGCCAGTGGCAGCAATAATACG CCAGAGGTTCCACATAAGGTACCTAATGGTAATGTGGTGTCGGAAGAGGCACCTAACAACGTGTCTGAAGAAGTGAAAGACGCGGATCAAACGCCTGTTGATCAAGTTGATGATGTTTTAGAAGCCAAAATCATTGCTAAACAAATAGTTGACTCAGTTATTGATAATGCCATAAGTATTGCAACTAAAAAAACATCCGAAGAGGAGGCTCAAAACAGCCCTGACAATAATGAAATTCCATCTGATTCTCAAGATAGTGGAAGTGTGTCACAGGAGAGTAATGGCCAAGTACCTACTGAAGCAGTGATGACCAGAATACCATCTCAGGAAAGTGTGGATGTGGCATCAGAAAATGACAATTCAGTAACTGCGAAATTCACCCATGTATTACAGAAAGACGCTTTCTTAGTATTCAGAGCTCTCTGCAAGCTATCAATGAAACCTCTACCAGAAGGTACTCCAGACCCCAAGTCACATGAGTTAAGATCTAAAATTCTGTCTCTGCATCTTCTGCTATCTATCTTGCAAAACGCTGGTCCTGTTTTTAGAAACAATGAGATGTTTATCACTGCTATTAAACAGTATCTTTGCGTGGCGCTTTCGAAGAATGGCGTAAGCTCCGTACCTGAAGTATTCGAACTCTCCTTAGCTATTTTCTTAGCTCTTCTACAAAACTTTAAAGTGCACCTTAAGAAACAAATCGAGGTCTTTTTCAAAGAAATCTTCATGAATATACTAGAAACATCAAGCTCATCTTTTGAGCATAAATGGATGGTCATCCAAGCTTTGACCAGAATCTGCGGCGATGCGCAAAGCGTCGTAGATATATACGTCAACTACGACTGTGATTTGTCTGCAGCTAATCTGTTCCAGCGATTAGTTAATGATGTTTCAAAGATTGCACAGGGCAGACAAGCTTTGGAATTGGGTGCTACACCAAACCAAGAGAAGTCTATGCGTATTCGCGGACTTGAATGTCTAGTTTCCATATTAAAGTGTATGGTAGAGTGGAGCAAAGAACTTTATATAAATCCTAATCTACAAACAACTTTGGGAGAACGAACTGCGAAAGAGGATCCTGACCATCACAGTATGAAATCTCATGGAGGATCAAGTCTGAGTTTAGTTTCCACAGGTTCGAGCAATATTGGTAACAGAGAAACATTAGACTCACCTGAACAATTTGAAGTACTAAAACAGCAAAAGGAAGTTTGGGAAACTGGCATAGATCTGTTTAACAGGAAACCAAAACGTGGAGTTTCCTTCTTACAAGAACAAGGCCTTCTGGGAACAT ACAAAGAAATCGCTGAATGGTTACTTACAGACGAAAGACTGGATAAAACATTCGTCGGTGAATATTTAGGTGAAAATGAAGACCATTCCAAGGAAGTTATGTATTCTTATGTAGATTCAATGAACTTTTCAAATATGGACATAGTGGCGGCGTTACGTTACTTCCTCGAGGGTTTCAGGCTACCTGGCGAAG CAAAGATCGACAGGTTAATGGAAAAATTTGCGTCCCGATACTGTGAATGCA CTAAAAACACACTTTTTACAAGTGCAGATACCGTTTACGTACTAGCATTTTCGATAATTATGCTCACAACAGATTTACATTCTCCGCAAGTAAAGAATAAGATGACAAAAGAACAATACATTAAGTTGAACAGTGGCATAAGCGATAATAATGACCTTCCGCGTGaatatttatcacaaatctaCGACGAAATAGCTGGTCACgagattaaaatgaaaaacacgtCGAAGCCAGGCAAACATATGATTGCTAATGAAAAGAAACGTAAACTGATTTGGAACATGGAAATGGATTTGATATCGACTGCTGCTAAGAATTTGATGGAGTCAGTGTCTCACGTTCAGACTCCGTTTACAACGGCTAAACACGTAGAACACGTGCGGCCAATGTTCAAGATGGCTTGGACTCCTTTCCTGGCAGCCTTCTCAGTGGGACTCCAGGACTGTGACGATCCTGAAATCGCTTCACTTTGCCTAGACGGTATTAGGTGCGCTATTCGCATCGCCTGCATTTTCCACATGTCACTCGAAAGAGACGCCTATGTACAAGCTCTTGCACGATTCACTCTGCTTACAGCTAATTCACCTATCACAGAAATGAAGGCAAAGAATATTGACACTATAAAGACATTGATTACGGTCGCGCATACGGACGGAAACTACTTAGGAACAAGTTGGTTGGATGTCGTTAAATGCATTTCTCAGTTAGAATTAGCGCAACTTATAGGAACTGGAGTACGGCCGCAGTTCTTATCGGGGTCAGGAATTAAGCCTCAGCCCGATTCCCTTAAGTTTAGCCTAATGTCATTGGATCCTAGTGTCAAAGAACATATTGGCGAAACGAGCTCTCAGAGTGTCGTAGTCGCAGTTGATAGAATATTTACGGGATCCACCAGACTTGATGGTGACGCCATAGTTGACTTTGTCA CTTTATGTCAAGTATCCTTAGACGAATTAAGCCATCCCACAAATCCTCGAATGTTTTCACTACAGAAGATTGTTGAAATATCTTACTACAATATGGGTCGAATTAGGCTGCAGTGGTCTCGAATATGGCAAGTACTTGGTGATCACTTCAACAAAGTAGGATGCAGCAGTAATGAAGACATCGCATTCTTTGCTGTTGATTCTTTAAGACAACTATCAATGAAGTTTATTGAAAAGGGCGAGTTCGCCAATTTCAAATTTCAGAAAGATTTCTTAAGACCATTTGAACATATTATGAAGAAGAACAGTTCTCCAACAATCCGAGATATGGTTGTTCGGTGTATTGCACAGATGGTCAACTCGCAAGCACCAAACATCAAGTCTGGTTGGAAAAACATATTCTCTGTATTCCACTTGGCTGCAAGTGATCAAGATGAAGCCATTGTCGATTTAGCATTCCAAACCACAGGCAAGATTATTAATGAGTTATATGAAAGACAGTTTCCCGCGATGATCGACTCTTTCCAAGATGCAGTTAAATGTTTATCTGAATTCGCGTGCAATGCTAAATTCCCCGACACTTCGATGGAAGCTATAAGGCTCGTCAGGTCTTGCGCGACAGCAGTCGGAGCCTCGCCGCAGCTGTTCGCCGAACACGCCGGTCTGGAAGGAGAGCCGGGCGCTCCCGAGGTAGACAGAGTCTGGC AGGGATGGTTCCCCTTGCTGTTCTCCTTATCATGTGTCGTCAGCCGCTGCAAGCTTGACGTACGTACCAGAGGCCTTACGGTCCTGTTCGAGATTATTAAAACTCATGGTGAATCATTCCGTCCACATTGGTGGAGAGATCTGTTTAATATACTGTTTAGGATCTTCGATAATATGAAGTTACCTGAACACCAGCTGGAGAAAAACGAGTGGATGACTACAACATGCAATCACGCGTTGTACGCTATTGTTGATGTCTTCACGCAGTACTTTGACATTCTCGGATCCCTACTCTTAGAGCAACTGTACGCTCAACTACATTGGTGCGTACAACAAGACAACGAGCAGCTCGCCAGGTCTGGCACTAACTGCTTGGAAAATCTAGTCATATCGAACGGAACCAAGTTCAACGAAGACACGTGGAGCAAGACGTGCCAGATTATGTTGGATATATTTAACAGCACGCTACCGACCACGTTATTGACTTGGAAGCCCGACGAAAACGAAGAAAACGAAACGCCCCAAGTCAGACATGGAATACTGAAAAAACCCCAGGGTGGAGACGAAATCAAATCTTCTAATCGGGTGTTCAATAGTCTACTGATCAAGTGCGTAGTGCAGTTGGAACTTATCCAAACTATTGACAATATTGTCTTCTACCCAGCTACGTCTAGGAAGGAGGACGCTGAGACCTTAGCCT GCGCCGCAGAGTTGACCGGCGGCACCCCGGGCACAGAACAGGAATGTCAGCGTGAAGAACAAGGAATGTATAGATTGCTGAGCTCTCCACATCTGCTACGACTCGTCGAATGCTTAATGTGCAGTCATCGCTTtgctaaaacatttaatacGAACAATGCACAGAGAAATGTATTGTGGAAAGCTAATTTCAAGGGTTCAGTGAAACCCAATATGTTGAAACAAGAGACTCAATCGTTGGCCTGTGTGCTTCGGATACTGTTCAAGATGTACAGCGATGAAACGCGGAGGGATCACTGGCCAGCCGTACAGAAGAGTCTCATTAGCATTTGCTGTGAAGCGCTGGAATACTTCGCCGGAGTCACGAGCGAAGCACACAGAGATGCGTGGACGTCGATCCTGCTGCTGATCCTCACAAGAATCCTTAAGATGCCCGACGAAAGA